From Aegilops tauschii subsp. strangulata cultivar AL8/78 chromosome 5, Aet v6.0, whole genome shotgun sequence:
AAGTtacatgtcatatattattactctaacattttgtcaaagttagcctcgaaaaacgcgtTAGACCCtgtatagatggaaggagggagtacttaaTTTGGCCAGAGAAAAAAATGAAGCACATGAGGCTAGTCACAATGGGCAAGAACATAAGCTAGTAACCTACAcactatgttactacctccatagtgggtaggAACATGTATGTAGTGTCATGCAACGATGTATTTATTAGGATATAGACTCATTGTTTCTTGGAGTGTGTGATGTTCcggtaacttagctagttaccaCAAGCACCTCTCTCTTCATTAAATATCAGTTTTGCTACGTCTCAGTCGACTTAGACTTCGTTATGTCTCAGTCGATGTTATATTCCATTGATCTTGCATTAAGATTCGTACAAAAAtttcttttcaattttttctttttcttctcatATACTATATCACTTGAGTGAGACTTagttaagtctcagtcgactgagacctaGACACACCCATTAAATATGTACCACATAAGCAAACTTGTATTGAAGTGTGTGATGTTACTCCTAAGTTCGTGCTGACTAGCCTGAGACTGAGAGGGAGCGCCCAGGATGCAGAAGTCAAGAGCACAGTACAGTACTACAGTAGCACTTTCTCCTCCCACGTCGTGAGGGCTAGATCCTATATGCCCTCGCTATAAAATGCCCGGTCCTCGCGGTACAACCTCACCAGCCATCCATCGCCGTCGGCTCAGTCACTCCGCTGCTAGCTGGAGGTGCATGTCACATGCGATGCGATCGAGCTAGCTAGCCGGAGGTGAGCCGAACTGGAGGCGGCCGGCGGCCAGAGCGGAGGAGATCGATCGATcgggagctcgagctcgagctcggcgTGGAGATGGGCAGGGCGCCGTGCTGCGACAAGGCAAGCGTGAAGAAGGGCCcgtgggcggcggaggaggacgCCGTGCTCAGGGCCTACGTCGCCGAGCACGGCACCGCCGGCAACTGGATCGCGCTCCCCCGCAAGATCGGTACGTACTGCCTTGCTGCCGCGCCGCTACTTCGTGCCCGGCCACGGCCCACGGATTATGCCGCTCCACCAGAGTGAACAAGGGTTACATATGAACACGTTGATGCTGGGTGCAGGGCTCAACAGGTGCGGCAAGAGCTGCCGGCTGCGGTGGCTCAACTACCTCCGCCCCAACATTCGGCACGGCGGCTTCACCGACGAGGAGGACCGGCTGATATGCAGCCTCTACGCTAGCATCGGGAGCAGGTGGTCGACCATCGCCGCGCAGCTGCCGGGGAGGACGGACAACGACGTCAAGAACTACTGGAACACCAAGCTCAAGAGGCGCCTGCTCGGCGGCGGCCGCCGCTCGATCAGGTACGCGCTACCGCTGCCGCAGCAGCCGCGCCTCCTCCTCATGAGCCCCACGGGTGGCGGCGCCGCCTCGACGGCGCTGGAGCGGATGCAGCTAAGCGTGCAGCGGCGCCACGTCGGCATCCAAGACGCCCCGGGGCTCCCCTTCTACGGCAACCTCTGGCCAGCCCAGCAGTCTGTGCTCTCTCCTGCCGCTGGTTACTCCGGGTTCTGGTCTCATATCCAAACCAGTACCAACCCGGGCCGGGTTAACGTGCAAGATCATCAGCGCGCCTggggcagcagcggcggcggcggcaccaCGCCGCTGGTCACGAGCCCCGCCGGCGAGACAGCGGTGGGCGTAGGGAGCTCCAGCTCGACACCGGCAGCGAGCTCCGTGACTTTCGACGGCGACATGGAGGACGAGATCGAGATGCTGCTCCAGCAGATAGGGTGCTTGGAGGAGGAAGACAGCCGCCTGCTGATCGGCGGCGAGGCGGGCAGCGCTGGTTCTTGGAGCTCCTGCTCTACCCCAGGAGTGGACTCAGTGTTCCAGGACTATGTACAAGGACACGGGCAGCAGAACTATATGTAGTGCATTTCAGACCTGAACATGATCCGTATCCGGTATACTATAGTCTATAGGTATGTAAATATGTATGCTAGTTCAGTAGCTTCTTTTTTGAAGATCTGGCTTGATATGAGTGTATCGTAAATGCAGAACCAATATATGGGATATCAGTTGATTGCCCCCCATGAATGAAACTCATGCTCACTGCACCAGTTTAAAGCCAGGGGATGCTTCTTTGGCTAAGCTGCTTGTCCATTGAACAGCAGATAAAGGGACATATGTAGCAATTCAAACTAATCCAAAAGTTAAGTACCTCATCAGTTACCAACTTACCATACCCAAGCACGCATGCAGTGACAATGGTAGAAAGATCGACAAAAAGTTCAAGAGCTAACAACTAAGCAGCAGTATTCTTGCATATATATAGCTTGCATACATACATATCTAAGTACACATTGCATTCCATATGTGATACTATGTAACAGATCTGGAGAACAGCATCAGGTGGCACCTTATAATACAGATTTGGATGCCAAATTAAACGTTTGCATCAATCTATGCAGTAGAAGACCTAAACACAAATACAAATCAACAGACAAACGAATAAAGAATCGCGGCCATCAGTAGTTATATGCTCACCGTGTAGTTCATTACACACTTATCTGCCCCGGGCATTTTCAGCTCTCACTGCGAGACAAATAAGGCACTCAATCATGCCCCCTCTTAGGAGGAGTCGGGATGCACGCGCACAACTACAAACAAAGGTGGTTTTGCTCTTCACACTCGTGATCCTTGTCCTTCTGGTGGGCTTCCTGTATTACCAGCATTTGCCACTGGTCTCATCATTATTTGGAGTATATTACTCTTGTGGAAGAGCTTAGAGCAAATGGCGGCAAGCCATCTGCTGAATACACCTTTGTTGGTTATGAGAGCATGCAGGATTAATGCCAGGATTGAACATGCTCCGGAGATGCTGAACAACCCCTGAAAGCTGTGCAACGTAAGGCTGCTCGAAGTTTGGGAGTCATCTTTGTCGGGGCATGACTTATCACCATACAAGTCTTTCTGAAGCTCAGCCATTTTGCCACTCGATGCGAGCTTCAGTATCCCCCTCGTGATATCAGCTGTGAGTGGAGAGCCTAGAGGGAACGCCTGCACAAATGAGGATCGGACAAGGCATCAGCGGTGAAATAAAAGCCTGGCATAACACGGATATCCAGTTATATAAACATTTATACCAGCCCAGGATAACTAACGGTGAGGCAGTTATATTAATCATTCATGCAAGCAGCTTGATAAAGTGAGGCAATCATATGGATCATACTTAATGAACTTCAGACAGTTTAGTCTAATACAAAGATAAAATTCAAGTAAACCAGTTGAAAACCTGATCAAGCAGATTTATCATGTTATTTAATACTTCAAGGAGCTAGAAAGCATTCTATTTCCCAAAAGAAAACCAATAATATTTCCACCACTTTCCGCTCAAACATGATAATGCATTTTAGGTTCCTGACGAACAAATTTAATCTTGCATTCGTCCTTTAGCATGTGCACATCCCACAAGTTCAGAAATTTCAAAGTACAATTCATAGATTGGCTGAAACTCTTAATAAAAAAGTTACTCTGATGTTTGTTTGAGAGATATTTTGATGGCATGTGAAATTATAAATATAGAAATTTGAGCTACTAGAACGATCCTACTAGAAAATAGCGGCACAAATTGAATCAGCATATAGGATTCAACAATGCCAGAAATGTGCTACTGTACAACAGCTGGAAAGACGGTACTCACATAACCAAATCCATCGAACCTGTAGATTGGTCCAGTCATAGTGTAGTTGTGGCAATATTTTGAAAGGAATAACTTAAGGTATGGTATCTCATCAACAATGACAGCAACTTTTCCAGTTGACAAGGCGTCGTTGTATTCCTCAACAGAGTTAAGCGCAATCATCTTTGATTCATCAATTTTCAAACTTTTCAAAAGCCCAGGCAAGAATGAATCATTGAGGTAGCCGACATGGCTCCCTTTCCTGATAACTTCATCTAAATTGGTGACTGTTGGCTTAAGTTGTTCCACTGTGAGAATTGAGCTTAAACTTGCGGTATAACTCTGCTGCACTATCAGCACCACAAAAAGCCAAACAACTACTACAATTCTTGATAAGTTGTTCTTGATCTTCTCCCTGTGAGCAAATACGAGCGTTGAAAAGGAAAAGTAGAAGACCGATCCAATTTGATTAGCTGGGGTACCTTTGAAATCTTCGTGATTCTCAATACACCAGACTACAAAACCAGTGAAAACAACAAAGGCCCCAGTTCCTAACCAAAGGTCAGTTGTCAGAGGCTTTAGGAATGTCCATGCAGTCTTCTGTCTCCGGTCCAGGACTGGAACCAGCATGCGCACCCCTGACTCTGTATAGGGAAGAGTAAAGTCCACATATAAAGAGCGGTTGGCCAAGATTGTTACATCACCAACCACTGCATCGTATTCCTGCCAAGAACAGGTATGAGGTGAGTTGAGAAACTTCCGTGTACAGGATATATGGCTCTACAAGTTTATTATGCAATAAAAATATACAGTCAAGCTGAACTATTAATCATCATAATTCAAAAGCATTTATCTTACATATTTATGATGGGTGATGAATTGATGATTATTTTATTTTTGGTTATGTTTCTTTTGTGTGTGCACTTGTGTCATGTCCAAGAGAAAAATAATCCGTGCAAGGAGGAATTATATGTTTTTTTCTGATTGGAGATTGTAATTAAGAAACTAGAAGTTGATTAAATAAAAACCAAGGAAACTGCCATCTGCTTGTAGTA
This genomic window contains:
- the LOC109772473 gene encoding transcription factor MYB36, with the translated sequence MGRAPCCDKASVKKGPWAAEEDAVLRAYVAEHGTAGNWIALPRKIGLNRCGKSCRLRWLNYLRPNIRHGGFTDEEDRLICSLYASIGSRWSTIAAQLPGRTDNDVKNYWNTKLKRRLLGGGRRSIRYALPLPQQPRLLLMSPTGGGAASTALERMQLSVQRRHVGIQDAPGLPFYGNLWPAQQSVLSPAAGYSGFWSHIQTSTNPGRVNVQDHQRAWGSSGGGGTTPLVTSPAGETAVGVGSSSSTPAASSVTFDGDMEDEIEMLLQQIGCLEEEDSRLLIGGEAGSAGSWSSCSTPGVDSVFQDYVQGHGQQNYM